TAGAatcaacaatttttaaaaaatattattttaaaacttataccAAATATAGAAATGAAATATTTTCAACTTTACTTTCCCAAAAATCCTTTTTCATTGAAAGAAACAACCATAGCCTAAATtaagaatcttgattcttcaagACGCAGCAAATTGCAAACGCTATACTAATCAATTGGTTGCTTGGGGAAAGAAATTGGTCATCATATCTCTATTACCCTTTTACTAACTTTACATTCCTTTAAATGCTTTGATAAATAAGCAGCAGCCCCATGACTTTCAACAGGCATAATTCctttcctttgccacacattTATTAATGGTCATATTTGCACTATAAAATTGCTCCTGTGTTCAGACCATAGCCGTTACACCTGATCGAGCTTGCCATAAGGAGCTAGTCAATGCTTCCCAATAATAGCCACAGTGCTTCACGAAATTGCTAGTCCTAATGCACTGATTGCATAAGCTGATTTTTCTTTACCACTTTATActaaattactttaaatatacttttgttCTTTACGGTGATTTTTGTAGTatgaaaaaatacaagaaaatagttcagaaaaatatttcttggaAATAAAAAGCACCTAACCTTCATTAATATCACATTCCCACATTAACCAGTTCAACGTAGTGAAACACATTTCATTAAAAAagtatcaactttttttttcggTGGCAATTAAAAAAGTATCAGTTCTATATGTTGAGATTATGGAGCCCACAAATGGCCCTGGGCTTTGAATAGTTTGAAGCAATACACATTTTTACAGCATAAACCGTAGACTTAAGTACTACATGACATCTGTCACTATTCTATTCTTAAAGTAGTTGGCTTGCCTCATTTATCATGtgtaatttcatttcattttgacATGTGGAttgcattttaaattataaattataaacacaaCATATTATTACTTATAATTTCTCTTAAGTATTTatcatatttcaattttttctctcgtctcatttttattttatttttctccccatctctctctctccataTTCTATGAAATCATTTATAACAtatattgtcattttatttttctctctttatctaTATCTTACTTCTCCTCATCCAATAAAAGAACACAAGTATATgctcatcttttttcatttttgtccatttattatcttttattacaTTACTTTATATCATCTACTATATTTATacgttcctttttttttttttatctctatctctAAATGTGAAATAACAAAGTGCCTATACATCTTTTTTCATGACAAATATCATTTCATTTAGTCCACTCACTCTCTCACATGGCTACGCCCATTTTctcttaaataattattgtcatAACTTCCAATGATCCTTAAATATACTTCGCCATTCTACACCATATTTGCACATTGTTGAGTTTGCttttattaaattcattttacaataattttttttgctaattttaaaaatactataatCTCCATATATAgtttatgcattttaattttaattttatttttccatgcAACAAACGGAAGTTACGCTAGTTCagattaaagaaataatatcCAGCCTGCCTCTGTCAGTTTCCTCATCAccatttttaacaattttagttCACCTTCATAAGCTTTAGACCTTTGGTGGAAAATGTTTGAATGGGTTCAGGCTATTTTTCACACCAAACAGGTTTGGAAATTGTAATCCCTACCCCCTCAAGAATAGAATTTTATGGAgacttcatttaaattttttatttataacacTTTACAAGCTTGCAGTACAGTGTACACTTAGTCATAAATGGTCAAGTTCCTTTGCAAAATAGTTTAGCAAAATATGCCACTGCAACATATACATCTGTGATCTGCCACACCAATTGTGTCTGTCTAGTGTCTGGTGCGGATATATGtacatctatttttttctttgttcatGAGAAAGTTGTTACTgggagatattttgattatcctAGTCcctaatatataagaaataattatacACTTTTCTTTGCGTATTATTACTAGGAGAAACATGATACATAATTGAGTATTATTAGAAAATTATACACTTTTCTTTcgcaaataagaaaattttagaaaaatgaaaaataacacAAGTGATATGACAGAAAAATAGAGGGAAAAATAGCgtatgaattattatataacTTTACTGTATGAATATAATATTTCGTATAACtgctgatagaaaaaaaaaacatttgataatataacatttttctcGGATGGTTATGAGTACTCTTCTAAAAGCTTCCATGACTTTCACTTTCTCTCACTTATCATTTTCTATTAGCTAGACCCAAACAATCGGGGCCTACATGAGTACCCTGAGGTACAATTGTAATCCTCATTATCATCTTCCATTTGCAACAGCAAAAATTGTCTATTAGGACATTTatgattaaaagagaatttCTCATACAAAAATAACACAATCCTTTTTCCCTTCTCAACTGCATTTCAGCAGGAGTAATCTTTTTTACATTCGAGGACCGAATTGGAGGGCCTGATGGAGTAGGTAAAAGCGAAAGTAAACTGGATTTAATTTGCGTTTTTGGTTGAGCATTAATAGAGATTGGGGTAGAAGAAATTTGGGAATATTTGTGACTATAGGAATTTTGAAATGGCTTATAAACATGaccatatttttcttcaaaaattttaGCTAAAACAACTGCACGCAATAAGGTAGGAGGGCACATAGCAACAACATCTCTTCTAATATCAGGATTTAAACCACTAATGAAACAATTAAGGAGAGCCTCATTACTTAATCCCAAAGATCTATTAGCTAGAGACATAAACTTGAGGTAATAATCTGATACCAAACCTGTTTGTTGAAGCTTGAAGAGCTCAGCCATTGGACAATCAAAAGGTGAAGGACTGAATTGAGACTCTAGAGCATGAGTCAATTCAGACCAAGTAGACACCAGAGATAATTTCTGTGACATCTGGAACCATGCCATTACATCCTTATCAAAATGCATCGCCACAATATCCACTCTAGACGTATCAGGAGTATTATGATAAGTAAAAAATTTCTCCGCCTTGAAGATCCACTCCATCACCGGTGTTGTTCCATCAAAGTGAGGAAATCCAAGTAAGATCTCTTTAACAGGCAAAGAAGCATTAATCGATATCATCGGGGAGCCATTGTTTGGAGAACTTCCAGGAGGTTGAGAAGCATTCTGCAATAATAGATTCATCGCTAACCGAATTTGATCCATAGAATTCTAGATCCGAAACATCTTATCATTTTGCTCTTGGTAACACATATCCATCGTTTAACCGAGACGACGAATATCATCCGAATGTGTACGAATTTCTGTTTGCAAATCCTTCAAACGCGTGTTCTCAGCCATGAAAGCATAGTGAAAGCACCAATGAAACAATTCAATTATGCAGCAGTAGTTTATTACTTTGAATGGAGAACAAAAAATCAACGATAAGCTACAGAAACAGCGAGGCAACGAAGTAGAGGAAGAACGATGATCGCAGCACGCTCCTCGGCCGTATCCCGGCAACAGAATCACCTAAGAGGAAGGGGTAAGGTGAGAGAAAGGAATAACAGGGAGAAGAAGCAAACTCTCAGCAAAGAAGAAGTAGACAACAAAGGAAGGGAATCACCTAAGAATGATCCTACAATGTGTAATCCTCCAGATTTATATTCTCCCTCCTCAACCTTGTGCTACGCCTGCCTCCCTCACTTTGCGGATCCTGAGCCACGTGTCCCTCCCTTCTAACAGAATTTCATGCCACATCTCCTTCCTTCTTTATGCACGTTACAATCTAACACGCTAATATGTGGAGCCCAAAGCCCAACACCCAACACCAATTACATGTCATTTTTCTAATCCACTTAATAACATGTCAATTTTTGGATTTAATagataattctttaaaaaagagagagataatattttgtataataaagtattatattttaataatattatttattttgaaatatatcacaaaatatgcctttgtttaagttatatatttcttttagtcTACTATTTAACTATATAAAATGTCAAAATTGTTATATTACACTAATAAATAGGATTGATCCGATTTTATCCCTAATTTACAAAATGTTGATTGGATTGGAATTAGGATTCTAGCAAATGACCCTAACAATATGgattaattcataaaatataacttGTAAATGATTAATTTCTAAAATCTAATGGAGACCAAATGGTTAATTTCCAGTCACATAATTGACATATCATTACCATGTTAGAGATAAGGGGAGCAACACAAAGACTAAGTTTTGGAGCTCAAagaagttttatctttttacatGTCCACTTTGAGTaacatttgtattgattgttacAACTTAGTCTCCATCTTTTCATATGTACATCATGCATAATCATGTAGAGGTAGGAagattgtttctaaagttagaaacttctTCAGTGCATAAAACTCTCTGTTTTAATTGATTGCAAGGCTGATCGTAATCTATTACACAAGTGTTTATAGCTTGTAGAGAGATTCTAGTTTCAGTTTAATTGATTACTATAATGGATTACATAGTTCATTTGAGACCATGTCTAGTTTTTCAtgagtctctgctttaatcgattaccaggtgatcgtaatcgattacttcgTTCTTAAAGGTGTTCCTagaagtgatcaagaacactttaattgattacatcaagaatctaatcgattatattgttcttgaaagttttccaaatatttgaaagaacactttaatcgattgaaatgataatataatcgattacttctttgaaataatcgattacattggatatttaatcgattacagacggttataattattttctttataaataaccaccttgtgttctcactttgaaggaagaaaagagaagaaaaaatgctTAGAATAAGTGTTCGACTCAACTTCTAGACTTTGTCTTTCCTAAAACTCTCATGGTAAgaagtgagttgtgaattactTGTGAGATCAAGAAGAGACTCATTCACTAAGCAAAGGTTCTTGCGTGTGATTGATCAagttgtttctctctttgactCAAGTTTTTCGTGTGTTTTGCATGTTGTTAgcatatgcatgaatttctGAAGGTATGCCAGAATAGATTTTTCTAGTTTAGGCTaagggtaggtttctcttaggctcttattcacaaaggacACTAGAGTTGggtaccttagtctctttttctggGTAGGAACTAAGATTGATTGTGATTGCATGTAAaaattctatatgcatagtgGAAATCTAATTCAGTTTGAATTAGACAATTGGAGTAATTTCTCTAGAGATAGAGAGTGAGCTAGTATAAAAATTGGTGTATAgcttctcttgatcttatctttctttctcattgtaTTCTTGATCATTTTGCTGaagtttaaagaaaatatctttttgaataaGACAATGAGCAAAATGGATGACCCTGCCTTGTCCTGGTATCAATGGATGTCTATGAACGAGTTTCTCAATTCCTAGCCAGCTATGCTTTAAGCCTTGGAATCCTGGTTCGTACCTTCCTTCTACAATGACCCCGTCACCGTGCTCTTTAAACTTCAGCAAAAAGGAACAGTGAACGATTATCTCACTAAGTTCAAGAGGTTGGTCAACCGAATCGTGGGTTTAGCATCCCCTTTCATCCTCAGCTGTTTCATTTTCGGATTGACGCTTGAGCTCCGTTGTGAAGTCCAAGCCCTCCAACCATTATCTCTCCCTCAAGCCATGGCATTGGCCAAATTGCAGAAAGATAAAAGTCACAATCGTTGTCACAGCTTCCGCCCTCACTCGTTCTCTCTGTTACTGCCTGCACCTTTGGGCCCTGTACCGACAGCCGCTCCGCGCTTTCCCATCAAGCGCCTTTCGATGGAGGAACTCACTATACGTCACGACAAAGGGTTATGCTATCACTGTGACGAGAAATGGATTCTCGGTTACTGATGCAAACCCCGCCTCCACCTCCTTATAGCAAATGAGGAAGGCGACCCCCCTGATGGTGACATTTCTCGTAAAGATTACCCTGCCTCACCTACTGCTTCGGATGACCCACCTGAAGTCCCAAGGTTCTCACAAATAAGCCTAAACGTGTTATCTGGCATGCCTGCTCCAAAAACCTTCAAATTTTTTGGAACTATCGCCCACCATTATGTCATTATTCTCATAGATAGCGGTAGCATGCATAACTTTGTGCAATCTCAAGCCGCAAAGTTCCTTAATCTTCCATCTACCCTTTGTGTAATGGTTGGCAATGGCAGCACCCTTGATTTTGATACCTCTTGTCCGCAAATCCCCATTGATATTCAGGGACACACATTTACAATCGACCTTTTCTCGTTACCCCTCAGTGGTGCGGATATAGTATTCAAGGTTCAGTGGCTCAAATTACTGGGCCCTATCACCACCGACTATGTAACCCTTACCATGACCTTTTCATATTTGGGCCAGCCCATATCACTTCAGGCTGATGTTCCCTTCAAGCCCACTATAGCCTCAGCGCAACAAGTTAAGAGGCTAGCTCACACCCACAACATTTCAGCCTTATTCCACATTACCCACATACCAGACCAAGCCCACTTTTATTCTCTTCGCACCCCTGACCCAGACACCTCCACCCCACCTACCATAGACcttcttttttgtcattttgaCGACATTTTCCAGGAACCCAGCCAACTCCCACCTCACCGAAATATTGCCCACAACATTCACCTCGTCCCTAACTCGACTCTGGTGAACATCAAAACTTATCATTACCCTTATTGCCAGAAAAATGAACTCGAAACGTAGGTGGCTTTGCTCTTGAAGGCTGGACTGATCCAGCCCAGTTATAATCCCTTTTCTTCGCCAGTCTTACTGGTAAAGAAGAAGGATAGTAGTTGGCGGTGTTGTGTGGACTACCGGGCCCTCAATGCAATCACCACGAATGACCATTTTCCTATGCCAACCATAGATGAACTTCTCGATGAGCTCGG
This region of Glycine max cultivar Williams 82 chromosome 7, Glycine_max_v4.0, whole genome shotgun sequence genomic DNA includes:
- the LOC102665141 gene encoding uncharacterized protein encodes the protein MDQIRLAMNLLLQNASQPPGSSPNNGSPMISINASLPVKEILLGFPHFDGTTPVMEWIFKAEKFFTYHNTPDTSRVDIVAMHFDKDVMAWFQMSQKLSLVSTWSELTHALESQFSPSPFDCPMAELFKLQQTGLVSDYYLKFMSLANRSLGLSNEALLNCFISGLNPDIRRDVVAMCPPTLLRAVVLAKIFEEKYGHVYKPFQNSYSHKYSQISSTPISINAQPKTQIKSSLLSLLPTPSGPPIRSSNVKKITPAEMQLRREKGLCYFCMRNSLLIINVLIDNFCCCKWKMIMRITIVPQGTHVGPDCLGLANRK